Proteins from a genomic interval of Pseudoxanthobacter soli DSM 19599:
- a CDS encoding organic hydroperoxide resistance protein, with protein sequence MAILYRTQSTATGGRDGSATSADGKFSVKLSVPKELGGPGGEGSNPEQLFASGYSACFLGALKFVAGKEKVQIPADATVTADVGIGPRDDGTGFGLDVELTVKLPGVDPAVAQDLVSKAHIVCPYSEATRKNLDVRLKIA encoded by the coding sequence ATGGCCATTCTCTACCGCACCCAGTCCACCGCCACCGGCGGCCGCGACGGCTCCGCGACCAGCGCCGACGGTAAGTTCTCGGTCAAGCTTTCGGTTCCGAAGGAACTCGGTGGCCCCGGCGGCGAGGGCTCCAACCCCGAGCAGCTGTTCGCCTCGGGCTACTCCGCCTGCTTCCTCGGCGCCCTGAAGTTCGTGGCCGGCAAGGAGAAGGTGCAGATTCCTGCGGACGCCACCGTCACCGCTGATGTCGGCATCGGCCCGCGCGACGACGGCACCGGGTTCGGGCTCGATGTGGAACTGACCGTGAAGCTGCCGGGCGTCGACCCGGCCGTCGCCCAGGACCTGGTCTCGAAGGCCCACATCGTGTGCCCCTATTCGGAAGCCACCCGCAAGAACCTCGACGTCCGCCTCAAGATCGCTTGA
- a CDS encoding quinone oxidoreductase family protein, producing MSVQEKPRTEQISGARDRAVVARVAGGPDVLEEIEVPAAIAGPGEVLVRHEAIGVNFIDTYFRSGLYPWPQTPLIPGAEAAGVVEAIGPGVTGFAVGDRVAAVTPTGAYRTRRALPADRLVKLPDALDPATAAAALLKGLTAHYLLHDSYPVKSGDIVLVHAAAGGMGQLLGPWLADLGAIAIGTAGGPQKVAVAKACGYAHVIDYRSEDFVAHVGAITGGRGCDAVYDSVGADTWRGSLACLHTRGTFVSFGQSSGPIEGFRFADLARGSLTATRPMLFDFIADPAELARRSAALFARLSVHPATADGQIRLLPLSDAAAAHAALERRQTAGPTVLVP from the coding sequence ATGAGCGTGCAGGAAAAGCCAAGAACGGAACAGATTTCGGGCGCACGCGATCGCGCCGTCGTCGCGCGCGTAGCGGGCGGGCCGGACGTGCTGGAGGAGATCGAGGTGCCGGCCGCCATCGCCGGCCCCGGTGAAGTGCTGGTCCGCCACGAGGCGATCGGCGTCAACTTCATCGACACCTATTTCCGCTCAGGCCTCTATCCCTGGCCGCAGACGCCGCTCATCCCCGGCGCCGAGGCGGCGGGCGTCGTGGAGGCGATCGGCCCCGGCGTGACAGGTTTCGCCGTCGGCGACCGCGTCGCCGCCGTCACCCCGACGGGAGCCTATCGCACCCGGCGGGCGCTGCCGGCGGACCGCCTGGTGAAGCTGCCGGACGCACTCGACCCCGCCACCGCCGCCGCCGCGTTGCTCAAGGGCCTGACCGCCCACTACCTGCTGCACGACAGCTACCCCGTGAAGTCCGGCGACATCGTGCTCGTTCATGCGGCCGCTGGCGGCATGGGTCAGCTTCTCGGGCCATGGTTGGCCGATCTCGGCGCCATCGCCATCGGCACCGCCGGCGGCCCGCAAAAGGTGGCCGTTGCGAAGGCCTGCGGCTATGCCCACGTCATCGACTATCGCAGCGAGGATTTCGTCGCCCACGTCGGCGCGATCACAGGCGGACGTGGATGCGATGCGGTCTATGACAGCGTCGGCGCAGATACGTGGCGCGGCTCGCTGGCCTGCCTGCACACGCGGGGCACCTTCGTCAGCTTCGGGCAGTCCTCGGGGCCGATCGAAGGATTCCGTTTCGCCGATCTGGCGCGCGGGTCGCTGACCGCCACAAGGCCGATGCTGTTCGACTTCATCGCCGATCCGGCGGAACTGGCCCGCCGCAGCGCCGCCCTGTTCGCCCGCCTCTCCGTCCACCCGGCGACGGCAGACGGGCAGATCCGCCTGCTGCCGCTCAGCGACGCCGCTGCCGCCCATGCGGCGCTGGAACGCCGCCAGACCGCCGGCCCGACCGTTCTGGTCCCGTGA
- a CDS encoding carboxymuconolactone decarboxylase family protein, which translates to MTTVKLWNDAEAEADPRVKAVFDDIRATRKSDFVNNFWRGLAGQPELLAATWNRLKAVMVAPGSLDPLTKELIYVAVSTANGCSYCVHSHTAAARAKGMTEDQYAEFLAVVGMAFQTNGLVTALQIPVDPAFDASTGAS; encoded by the coding sequence ATGACCACCGTGAAGCTCTGGAACGACGCGGAAGCCGAAGCCGATCCGCGCGTGAAGGCCGTGTTCGACGACATCCGCGCGACCCGCAAATCGGATTTCGTCAACAATTTCTGGCGCGGCCTCGCCGGCCAGCCTGAGTTGCTCGCTGCGACATGGAACCGCCTGAAGGCGGTGATGGTGGCGCCCGGCAGCCTCGATCCTCTGACCAAGGAGCTGATCTATGTCGCGGTTTCCACCGCCAATGGCTGCTCCTACTGCGTCCATTCCCACACCGCCGCCGCCCGCGCCAAAGGAATGACCGAAGACCAATATGCGGAGTTCCTCGCCGTCGTCGGCATGGCCTTCCAGACCAACGGGCTGGTGACGGCGCTGCAGATTCCCGTCGATCCCGCATTCGACGCCAGCACCGGGGCATCGTGA
- a CDS encoding sugar ABC transporter ATP-binding protein → MSTPAQSSPPLLETRGLAKAYRGNVAVAAVDFRLAAGEIHALLGENGAGKSTLVKMIAGAVAPSAGEIHFEGAPVAWSGPADALRNGIAMVFQETSLVPSMTVAQNLFLGDEKPFNRLRGVAIAAQQFLQSLNFTVDPGALVSSLGAARRQMVEIARAVRLNARIIIFDEPTATLTPEEKRHFFALVRRLKARGVAIVFISHALEEALMLADRITVMRDGAVTAEGPAAGFTRESIVRAMVGRTTDVEGGPRRAPRPAGARILTVEDVSMGAMVKNTAFSVFSGQVTGLFGLVGSGRTETAKIIAGVMKRDFRLGGTITLDGRPVRYNTPRPAMLDGIVYVTEDRKTEGFFETMSVAENLYAGFLAGGQARSPLLVSRAEMSELAAGWRDRLAIRSISDDARVIELSGGNQQKVVIGKTLVQKPRLVIFDEPTRGVDVVAIAEIHRLINQLADDGLAVIVISSYLPEILTLSDRILVYRQGRMVEEFSPFEASEERILYAAVH, encoded by the coding sequence GTGAGCACGCCCGCACAGAGCTCACCTCCGCTTCTGGAAACCCGCGGCCTTGCGAAGGCCTATCGTGGCAACGTGGCGGTGGCGGCGGTGGATTTCCGCCTTGCCGCCGGCGAGATTCACGCATTGCTGGGCGAGAACGGTGCCGGCAAGTCGACCCTGGTGAAGATGATCGCCGGGGCGGTCGCCCCCTCCGCGGGCGAGATCCACTTCGAGGGTGCGCCCGTCGCATGGTCCGGACCGGCCGATGCGCTGCGCAACGGCATCGCCATGGTCTTTCAGGAGACCAGCCTCGTGCCGTCCATGACGGTGGCGCAGAACCTGTTCCTCGGCGACGAGAAGCCGTTCAACCGCCTGCGCGGAGTGGCCATCGCCGCTCAACAGTTCCTGCAATCGCTGAATTTCACGGTCGATCCGGGCGCGCTCGTCTCCAGCCTCGGCGCAGCCAGACGGCAGATGGTGGAAATTGCCCGCGCGGTGCGGCTCAACGCCCGCATCATCATCTTCGACGAGCCCACCGCGACCCTGACGCCGGAGGAAAAGCGCCATTTCTTCGCCCTCGTTCGCCGGCTGAAGGCACGCGGGGTGGCGATCGTGTTCATCTCCCACGCCCTTGAGGAAGCGTTGATGCTGGCCGACCGCATCACCGTGATGCGCGATGGCGCGGTGACGGCGGAGGGGCCGGCGGCGGGCTTCACCCGCGAAAGCATCGTCCGGGCCATGGTCGGGCGCACCACCGATGTGGAAGGCGGTCCGCGACGGGCGCCACGGCCGGCCGGTGCGCGCATTCTGACCGTTGAAGACGTGTCCATGGGCGCCATGGTCAAGAACACCGCTTTCTCGGTCTTTTCGGGTCAGGTGACCGGTCTGTTCGGTCTCGTGGGTTCCGGACGCACGGAGACCGCCAAGATCATCGCCGGCGTCATGAAGCGCGATTTTCGCCTCGGCGGCACCATTACCCTCGATGGTCGGCCGGTGCGCTACAACACGCCTCGCCCCGCCATGCTGGACGGCATCGTCTATGTCACCGAGGACCGCAAGACCGAGGGCTTCTTCGAGACCATGTCGGTGGCGGAAAATCTCTATGCCGGCTTTCTGGCCGGCGGGCAGGCGAGAAGCCCGCTGCTGGTCAGCCGTGCCGAGATGAGCGAACTGGCCGCCGGCTGGCGCGACAGGCTGGCGATCCGCTCCATCAGCGACGACGCCCGCGTGATCGAGCTTTCCGGCGGCAACCAGCAAAAGGTCGTCATCGGCAAGACGCTGGTGCAGAAGCCGCGCCTCGTCATCTTCGACGAGCCGACGCGAGGCGTGGACGTGGTCGCGATCGCCGAGATCCACCGCCTCATCAACCAGCTCGCGGACGACGGGCTGGCGGTGATTGTCATCTCCTCCTATCTGCCTGAAATCCTGACTCTTTCCGACCGTATCCTGGTCTACCGGCAGGGCCGCATGGTGGAGGAGTTCTCACCCTTCGAGGCCAGCGAGGAACGCATTCTCTACGCTGCCGTGCACTAG
- a CDS encoding ABC transporter permease has translation MRLTEAVQRLRYNLVPDHLVGELLTKRWADNLVPFLFVGAVVAIFGTAIDGFFTPASLIDTLRQLGEFLVVVVGLTVVMLGGGIDLSVGSIYALAVFSAIWVIYVGEGPAWLAFAAAVATGAAFGALNGFLVGYLRLRAFLTTLVTLIIGRSLYDILIIAWGKAFQRSTVMNDNFDWIGTGAFHGVPVSVIAATLFAVLAHVALSRSRAGWHVAAVGGSRRAAYNAGIAVRRTVFLTYVFSGFACGVAGFLFAARLSGTGPGTGAGLELMAVTAAVVGGVALGGGRGSVAKGLMGAVVVLILVNGLIRLGFGTGYNQMVLGALLAVAVLLDIRWLRNRHKVLAEVYVSPVFHLMGETPPATPGSSSPYALDNRLSAAAPIALGEVEGPEDVILDRDDNLYAGTRHGEIVRWLAPDYSRQEVFAHIGGFPLGLALDRDGSIVTCVGAMGLYSIAPDRTVRALSTETRRSLTSVTDDARLRDPNDCDIGPDGRVWFTDSTTRYDAHDWALDSIESRPTGRLLVYDPKTGRTRTVLEGLRYANGVCLAHDAKSIFIAESWACRIHRYWLEGPKAGRLECVIRDMPGYPDNINRASDGRYWMAWLGMRTPSFDLALRYPAFRKRMTRRLPKDEWLFPNINTGGVVKFDETGAIADTLGDLTGESHPMVTSMREHKGWLYIGGILNNRIGRYRIPGADPDWTGWNSYWGGTR, from the coding sequence ATGCGCCTTACCGAAGCGGTGCAGCGCCTGCGCTACAATCTCGTTCCCGACCATCTCGTCGGCGAACTGCTGACCAAGCGCTGGGCCGACAATCTGGTGCCGTTCCTGTTCGTGGGCGCGGTGGTCGCCATTTTCGGCACGGCCATCGACGGCTTCTTCACGCCCGCGAGCCTGATCGACACCCTGCGCCAGCTCGGCGAGTTCCTCGTGGTCGTGGTCGGGCTGACGGTTGTCATGCTCGGCGGCGGCATCGACCTTTCGGTCGGCTCCATCTATGCGCTGGCGGTGTTCTCCGCGATCTGGGTCATCTATGTGGGCGAGGGACCGGCGTGGCTGGCGTTCGCGGCGGCGGTCGCTACGGGGGCGGCGTTCGGGGCCCTGAACGGCTTTCTCGTCGGCTACCTGCGCCTGCGCGCCTTTCTCACCACGCTCGTCACGCTCATCATCGGCCGCTCGCTCTACGACATCCTCATCATCGCCTGGGGCAAGGCATTCCAGCGCTCGACGGTGATGAACGACAACTTCGACTGGATCGGCACCGGCGCCTTTCACGGCGTGCCGGTCAGCGTAATCGCCGCAACGCTGTTCGCGGTTCTCGCCCATGTCGCACTGTCACGCTCGCGGGCCGGCTGGCATGTGGCGGCGGTCGGCGGTTCGCGCCGCGCGGCCTACAATGCCGGCATCGCGGTCAGGCGCACGGTGTTTCTTACCTACGTGTTCTCCGGTTTCGCCTGCGGCGTGGCGGGCTTTCTGTTCGCCGCCCGCCTCTCCGGCACGGGGCCCGGCACTGGGGCGGGGCTGGAACTGATGGCGGTGACGGCGGCGGTGGTGGGCGGCGTGGCGCTCGGCGGCGGGCGCGGCTCGGTCGCCAAGGGGCTGATGGGCGCCGTGGTGGTGCTGATCCTCGTCAACGGCCTCATCCGCCTCGGCTTCGGTACCGGCTATAACCAAATGGTGCTCGGCGCGCTGCTGGCTGTGGCGGTGCTGCTCGACATCCGCTGGCTGAGAAATCGCCACAAGGTGCTGGCGGAAGTCTACGTTTCGCCGGTGTTCCACCTCATGGGCGAAACGCCGCCGGCCACCCCCGGCTCCAGCTCGCCTTACGCCTTGGACAACCGCCTGTCCGCCGCCGCTCCGATCGCACTCGGCGAGGTGGAAGGGCCGGAGGACGTCATCCTCGACCGCGACGACAACCTCTATGCCGGCACACGCCACGGCGAAATCGTGCGCTGGCTCGCCCCGGACTATTCGCGGCAGGAGGTATTCGCCCACATCGGCGGGTTCCCGCTCGGGCTGGCGCTCGACCGCGACGGCAGCATCGTGACCTGCGTGGGCGCCATGGGGCTCTATTCCATCGCTCCCGACCGCACGGTGCGGGCGCTTTCCACCGAAACCCGCCGATCGCTGACCTCCGTCACCGACGACGCCCGCCTGCGCGACCCGAACGACTGCGATATCGGCCCCGACGGGCGTGTTTGGTTCACCGATTCCACCACGCGCTACGATGCCCATGACTGGGCGCTCGATTCCATCGAGAGCCGGCCGACCGGGCGCCTTCTGGTCTATGACCCGAAGACCGGGCGCACCCGCACCGTGCTGGAGGGTCTGCGCTATGCCAACGGCGTCTGCCTCGCCCACGATGCGAAATCCATCTTCATCGCGGAATCGTGGGCCTGCCGCATCCATCGCTACTGGCTGGAAGGGCCGAAGGCCGGCCGGCTGGAATGCGTCATCCGTGACATGCCGGGCTACCCCGACAACATCAATCGCGCCTCCGATGGCCGCTACTGGATGGCCTGGCTGGGCATGCGCACCCCGAGCTTCGACCTGGCGCTGCGCTATCCCGCCTTCCGCAAGCGCATGACGCGCCGCCTGCCCAAGGACGAGTGGCTGTTTCCCAACATCAACACCGGCGGTGTGGTCAAATTCGACGAGACCGGCGCCATCGCCGACACGCTGGGCGACCTGACCGGCGAAAGCCATCCGATGGTCACCTCGATGCGCGAGCACAAGGGCTGGCTCTATATCGGCGGCATCCTCAACAACCGCATCGGGCGCTATCGCATTCCCGGTGCCGATCCCGACTGGACGGGCTGGAACTCGTACTGGGGAGGAACGCGCTGA
- a CDS encoding sugar ABC transporter substrate-binding protein, which yields MTLIPAQQTPTATRGSLNRALRRTGALLAGGLLAAGLLAGQVAAEETGDPGPAAYKSALEGKRVVLVPMSMGFDLAQGWAHYIGNEVKGFGGVFETRDPNWDVAAGAQAITDLISSSNKPDVLIVQPPDLQSYTRLFKRAQEAGIFVIQVDNRTNYPTDAFVGSDWERLGELEAEAVIKGCGPDSSKKIGLIQGDQVNASSLDQYAGIAKVLKANPDFKIVGEPDSNWDATTARNVATTLLQQHPDVCGIIDFWDSTAKGTAAAIRDAGKTGNVFLVTTGGGEETDCTALEDGTFGAVVMTEVKNQSRDVSALIKFLLQSGLKPGQSKTWIYTLETAATKADVKPGTCWSLKETQAAK from the coding sequence ATGACCCTTATCCCCGCACAGCAGACCCCGACCGCCACGCGCGGCAGCCTCAACCGAGCCCTGCGCCGGACCGGCGCGCTGCTGGCAGGCGGCCTTCTCGCCGCCGGCCTGCTGGCGGGCCAGGTCGCCGCCGAGGAAACCGGCGATCCGGGACCGGCGGCCTACAAGTCCGCGCTTGAAGGCAAGCGCGTGGTGCTGGTGCCGATGTCGATGGGCTTCGATCTTGCGCAAGGGTGGGCGCATTATATCGGCAACGAAGTGAAGGGCTTCGGCGGCGTGTTCGAAACCCGCGATCCCAACTGGGACGTGGCCGCCGGCGCGCAGGCCATCACCGACCTCATCTCCTCGTCCAACAAGCCCGACGTGCTGATCGTGCAGCCGCCGGACCTGCAGTCCTATACCCGCCTGTTCAAGCGCGCGCAGGAAGCCGGCATCTTCGTCATTCAGGTCGACAACCGCACCAACTATCCCACCGATGCCTTCGTCGGGTCCGACTGGGAGCGGCTGGGCGAGCTCGAGGCCGAAGCCGTGATCAAGGGCTGCGGGCCCGACTCCTCGAAGAAGATCGGCCTCATTCAGGGCGATCAGGTCAACGCATCCAGCCTCGACCAGTATGCCGGCATCGCCAAGGTGCTGAAGGCCAACCCTGACTTCAAGATCGTCGGCGAGCCGGATTCCAACTGGGATGCCACCACCGCCCGCAACGTGGCCACCACGCTGCTGCAACAGCACCCGGACGTGTGCGGCATCATCGATTTCTGGGACAGCACCGCCAAGGGCACGGCCGCGGCCATCCGCGATGCCGGCAAGACCGGCAACGTGTTTCTCGTCACCACCGGTGGCGGCGAGGAGACGGATTGCACCGCGCTTGAAGACGGCACCTTCGGCGCCGTGGTCATGACGGAAGTGAAGAACCAGTCGCGCGATGTTTCCGCCCTGATCAAGTTCCTGCTGCAGAGCGGGCTGAAGCCGGGGCAGTCGAAGACCTGGATCTACACCCTGGAGACCGCCGCCACGAAGGCAGACGTGAAGCCCGGCACCTGCTGGAGCCTGAAAGAAACCCAGGCCGCCAAGTAA
- a CDS encoding ABC transporter permease, giving the protein MVAKPFRVAALPALSQERIVLVFAVALFALYALILPGFLAPGNLVAIVRSVAVLGILAVGMGIVVIGRGIDLSMIAVMAMATAWQLQLMTDGTGALAATVLVGAAVVGIGLFNGLLIAYGNVPAVFATIASAAMVFGVIRSQLITQDTIPVPAEGGFLLAFGQWRPAGLPAEVVTFAVVALLALLLLRFTRAGRYIYYSGDNAEAARITGLPVRPLVMLQYVLSSLAGWLAGLVTAAGLQTINTRIVNSTLLYDVILVVVIGGIGLSGGRGGVRNVVVGALFIGILLNGMIILDLPHIWQNLIKALILLAALIVDGQLNPRDEQVGQQGDI; this is encoded by the coding sequence ATGGTGGCCAAGCCGTTCCGCGTTGCCGCGCTTCCCGCACTGTCGCAGGAACGTATCGTGCTGGTGTTCGCGGTGGCGCTGTTCGCTCTCTATGCGCTCATCCTGCCGGGCTTTCTGGCGCCGGGAAACCTTGTCGCCATCGTCCGCTCGGTCGCCGTGCTCGGCATTCTGGCCGTCGGCATGGGTATCGTCGTCATCGGGCGCGGCATCGACCTCTCGATGATCGCCGTCATGGCGATGGCTACCGCGTGGCAGCTCCAGCTCATGACAGACGGCACCGGCGCGCTGGCCGCGACCGTGCTCGTGGGAGCGGCCGTGGTGGGGATCGGGCTGTTCAACGGCCTGCTGATCGCCTACGGCAACGTTCCGGCGGTTTTCGCCACCATCGCCTCGGCGGCAATGGTGTTCGGCGTGATACGCTCCCAGCTCATCACTCAAGATACCATTCCGGTACCGGCGGAGGGTGGCTTTCTCCTCGCGTTCGGCCAGTGGCGCCCGGCCGGCCTCCCGGCGGAGGTGGTGACGTTCGCCGTCGTCGCCCTGCTGGCGCTGCTGCTGCTGCGCTTCACCCGCGCCGGCCGGTACATCTACTACAGCGGCGACAATGCCGAAGCCGCGCGCATCACCGGCCTGCCGGTGCGCCCGCTGGTGATGCTGCAATATGTGCTCTCCAGCCTCGCCGGCTGGCTCGCGGGCCTCGTCACAGCGGCGGGCCTGCAGACCATCAACACCCGCATCGTCAATTCCACCCTTCTCTACGATGTCATCCTCGTGGTGGTGATCGGCGGTATCGGCCTTTCCGGGGGCCGCGGAGGGGTGCGCAACGTGGTGGTCGGGGCGCTGTTCATCGGCATCCTGCTGAACGGCATGATCATCCTCGACCTGCCGCACATCTGGCAAAACCTCATCAAGGCCCTGATCCTGCTTGCCGCCCTCATCGTCGACGGCCAGCTCAACCCGCGCGACGAGCAGGTGGGCCAGCAAGGCGATATCTGA
- a CDS encoding LysR family transcriptional regulator, which produces MDIRLLTGFVTTAELGNVTLAAEKLHITQSALSRQIKALEDMLGVSLFQRVGKRMRLSAEGAALLPRMNAVLQASRTLQASAGQLRKGESGLLRVGACSQVIERFLPDFLARWQRDNPSIAVQIVEGGGADLNARLGEGAIQIAINAASFLEDHYEATTLGTLSLTAVATPELIGDGDGLIEIADIARHPLLLLNHRHASREMLDAACRLAGVSPQVALESNAPHTLLALAEAGSGIAVVPAAAPPATGRLRARPLGYGGRVLSFDICAMWRISEGLPPYGLRFVDLLRRHIADAAEPATGSEKVVLMRRVGA; this is translated from the coding sequence ATGGATATCCGGCTTCTTACCGGCTTCGTCACCACGGCGGAACTTGGCAATGTCACGCTGGCAGCGGAGAAGCTGCATATCACCCAATCGGCTCTGTCGCGCCAGATCAAGGCGCTGGAGGACATGCTGGGCGTGTCGCTGTTCCAGCGGGTGGGCAAGCGGATGCGGCTGTCGGCGGAGGGCGCGGCACTGCTGCCGCGCATGAACGCCGTGCTGCAGGCGAGCCGCACCCTGCAGGCCAGCGCCGGACAACTGCGCAAGGGCGAAAGCGGGCTTTTGCGCGTGGGGGCCTGCTCGCAGGTCATCGAACGCTTCCTGCCCGATTTTCTCGCTCGCTGGCAGCGAGACAACCCCTCGATCGCCGTGCAGATCGTGGAAGGCGGCGGCGCCGACCTCAACGCGCGCCTTGGCGAAGGCGCCATTCAGATCGCGATCAACGCAGCCAGCTTTCTGGAAGACCATTATGAGGCCACCACTCTGGGGACGCTTTCTCTGACCGCCGTTGCCACACCGGAACTAATCGGCGACGGCGACGGACTGATCGAGATCGCCGACATCGCTCGCCATCCCCTGCTTCTGCTGAACCACCGCCATGCGTCGCGAGAGATGCTGGACGCCGCCTGCCGGCTGGCGGGCGTCAGTCCGCAGGTGGCGCTGGAGAGCAACGCCCCGCATACGCTGCTGGCATTGGCCGAGGCCGGCAGCGGCATCGCCGTGGTACCGGCGGCGGCCCCGCCGGCCACAGGGCGATTGCGCGCCCGCCCGCTCGGCTATGGCGGCCGGGTGCTGTCGTTCGATATCTGCGCGATGTGGCGCATCAGCGAGGGATTGCCGCCCTATGGCCTGCGGTTCGTCGACCTGTTGCGCCGGCACATAGCGGACGCCGCCGAACCGGCAACCGGCAGTGAGAAAGTGGTGCTGATGCGCCGCGTCGGCGCTTGA
- a CDS encoding LysR substrate-binding domain-containing protein, which produces MDSLSGLMAFVRTADLGSFVAAGRMLGLSASAVGKAVTKLEQQLGIRLFQRSTRSLRLTEEGRAFHERCRRILDDLDDARAMLASTTDAPRGRLRVSTPIVSYHLLLPVLPEFMTRYPEIDVDLDFNDRLVDLIDEGVDVAIRSGDLPDSRLMARTLRPFQMLLCAAPSYLERHGTPECPRDLDGHHGIRFRYPNSGKIQDWPLTLAAGEPDLRTRTVLTCNNMEALRGATIAGLGIGCMPDFLARDPLAKGALRTLLDDRIDAPGHFSLIWPSNRNLSPKVRVFVDFIGERLFSTRCETPGETAAPTD; this is translated from the coding sequence ATGGACTCGCTCAGCGGCTTGATGGCCTTCGTCCGGACCGCCGATCTCGGCAGCTTCGTCGCAGCCGGGCGCATGCTCGGCCTCTCCGCGTCCGCGGTCGGCAAGGCCGTCACCAAGCTCGAACAGCAACTCGGCATCCGCCTGTTCCAGCGCTCCACCCGCAGTCTGCGGCTGACCGAAGAGGGCCGTGCCTTTCACGAGCGCTGCCGGCGCATCCTCGATGATCTCGACGACGCCCGCGCCATGCTGGCCAGCACGACGGACGCGCCGCGCGGGCGCCTGCGCGTCAGCACCCCGATCGTGAGCTATCACCTGCTCCTGCCGGTCCTGCCGGAGTTCATGACGCGTTATCCCGAAATCGATGTCGATCTCGACTTCAATGACCGCCTCGTCGATCTGATCGACGAGGGCGTCGATGTCGCGATCCGCAGCGGCGACCTTCCGGATTCGCGGCTGATGGCACGGACCCTGCGCCCCTTCCAGATGCTGCTCTGCGCCGCGCCCTCCTACCTTGAACGGCACGGCACGCCGGAATGTCCGCGCGACCTCGACGGGCATCACGGCATCCGCTTTCGCTATCCCAACAGCGGCAAGATACAGGACTGGCCGCTCACGCTTGCCGCCGGCGAACCGGATCTGCGCACGCGCACGGTGTTGACGTGCAACAATATGGAGGCGCTGCGCGGCGCCACCATCGCCGGGCTCGGCATCGGCTGCATGCCGGATTTCCTGGCGCGCGATCCCCTCGCGAAAGGCGCGCTTCGCACATTGCTCGACGACCGCATCGATGCTCCCGGCCATTTCAGCCTGATCTGGCCGTCCAACCGCAACCTCTCGCCGAAGGTCAGAGTGTTCGTCGACTTCATCGGGGAGCGCCTGTTCTCTACCCGTTGCGAAACGCCTGGTGAGACGGCCGCCCCGACGGATTGA